In Candidatus Zymogenaceae bacterium, the DNA window TGCTCGCCACCGCGCCCACCACCCCGGGGGGCGTTCCGACCTCGAGCTCGATCCCCCTGTCCGGCGTTTCCTCCTCCGGACCGTATATGGCCGAAAGGCCCCGATCCCGGGATAAAATGGTGGAAACCTGACCGATGAAACCCGCCACGGAGCCGTGTACCAGGGGAATGCCGTGGGTTTGTGCGGCCCGCTGGAGGGCGAACCGGCCCGAGATGTTATCGAGGGCGTCCAGCACCGCGTCACTGCCGGTCAGTACGACCCGCAGATCAAGTTCATCCACCACTTTTTCCACCACCGTCACATCCACAGCGCCGTTCACTTCCTCTATTCTTTTCTGGGCGACCTTCACCTTGGAGGCGTGTATCACGTTTTCGTCGCTGAACTCCTGGCGGTTCAGATTGTCTTCACTAAAAACATCTCCATCTATCAAAACGAGCTCTCCCACACCTGCCCGGGCCAGCTCAATCGCCGCAGTGCCCCCAAGACCGCCGACACCCACAATCGAAACCCTTGAATTTAAAAGCTTTTTTTGGCCTTCTCTGCCCAGTGTTCCGATGTTTCTCATATAGCGTACTGGATAGATGCCCAGGTCGAGGGCGGCGATCTCCGCCCTGCGGCGTGTGACATTCTGAGATTTCGCCGCCAGATCGAGCCCTGCGATATCGATCGCCTTCACGGATGATCCATCAGGCGTCTTTTCCGTTTCGGCCAGTCTTTCTATCTCCTTTTTCAACGCATTCAGTTTTTCTTTATCCACTCCCCCATACATGAGAGAACCCTCCATTGTTGTCACAGGGATACATCGGCGTAGTTCGGCGTATGATGCCTCCCTCGTCTCGGTATCACATTATCATATATCCATGCAGGTAAAAAGTGAAAAAACCTTCCCAACCGCAGATGATGTTCGGAACACATAAAAAAGGGAGTGGAGTCATGCGACTCTCACTCCCCTGAAGAACGAGATTCTCTTTATTCTATTTATAGATAATCTCGAACTCGACCCTTCTGTTCTTGATGCGACCTTCTTCAGTAGCATTGCTCTCGGCGGGCATATACTCGCCCCAGCTGACGGTCGTCAATCTCTCTTCGGGTACCTCATAAAGCATCAGGGCGTCCTTCACGCTGTCGGCACGCTTCTGGCCGAGCCAGCAGTTGTACTTTTCCGTACCGATATCGCAGGTATGACCCTGAACTTCGACATTTACATCCTCATATGTGAGCATCGTATCCGCCATGTGGTACAGGATCGGATAGAACTCGGGACGGATGTAATATTTGTCGAAATCAAAATAAATAACTTTGCAGAGTTTGAGCTTATCGACGCCTTCGGCGATCTTCTCGTTAGCAATCGCGAGATGCTCTCTGAAGCGATCGATCTTCAGCTCATTTAGATTATGCTCGGCGAATTCCAATTCCGCCTCGGCAATAGCGTACTCGCAGGGAGTACAATCCTTCATGCCCATCGCCGTAGCTTTTTCGAAATCGGCTTTCGCTGCATTCAAGGCATCATAGCTAGGTCCGGAGGTAACTCCACACCCGACCAGAAGCCCCATTGCAGCAACAGCCAT includes these proteins:
- a CDS encoding HesA/MoeB/ThiF family protein, with amino-acid sequence MYGGVDKEKLNALKKEIERLAETEKTPDGSSVKAIDIAGLDLAAKSQNVTRRRAEIAALDLGIYPVRYMRNIGTLGREGQKKLLNSRVSIVGVGGLGGTAAIELARAGVGELVLIDGDVFSEDNLNRQEFSDENVIHASKVKVAQKRIEEVNGAVDVTVVEKVVDELDLRVVLTGSDAVLDALDNISGRFALQRAAQTHGIPLVHGSVAGFIGQVSTILSRDRGLSAIYGPEEETPDRGIELEVGTPPGVVGAVASIQVIEVLKILTGIGEPLHKRLLFMDFEKAIFKEMTL
- a CDS encoding OmpA family protein, with translation MKAKVLVAIMAVAAMGLLVGCGVTSGPSYDALNAAKADFEKATAMGMKDCTPCEYAIAEAELEFAEHNLNELKIDRFREHLAIANEKIAEGVDKLKLCKVIYFDFDKYYIRPEFYPILYHMADTMLTYEDVNVEVQGHTCDIGTEKYNCWLGQKRADSVKDALMLYEVPEERLTTVSWGEYMPAESNATEEGRIKNRRVEFEIIYK